GGTATGTCCCAATCAAATTACAGCCGTAGAGAAAGTGGACGCACAAATATAACAGAAACAGAATGGCAAAGAATCGCCAAAGAATTAGGGGTAGAAAAAGAAATCATTTTCGAACCTGAAGAACAAAATAAAGAAAAAAGGGATGAAATAAATATGCTTTATTTTAACATCCCTGATTTTGTTATGCAGCATATTGAGCTACTAAAAAAAGAAAATAAGAAATTAAAGGAGCAATTAAAAAAATTAAAAAATCTTTAGTTACTCTCTCACCATTTCAATATGCTCAATATCATCTTCAAGATACATTTCGCTTGATTGAACAAATCCATGACTTTCGTAGAATTTTTTCAAATATAGTTGTGCTCCAATTGTGATTTTGTCTTTATCGAAATGTGTTTTTATTCCGGCAATAGCTTCACGCATTAAATCATGTCCCCATTTTTTATCGCGATAATTGGCATCAACTACTACTCGACCAATTGAACTATTATCAAAACTAATTCCGGCATCAAATAAACGCGAATACGCGATGATTTTACCATCATATTCTCCTATCAGGTGCAATGCTTTCTTGTCTTTGCCGTCAAGATCTAAATAAACGCAATTTTGCTCCAATACAAAGATCTCGCTTCTTAGTTTAAGCAAATCATATAACTCATGAACCGTTAGTGCTTCAAACGGCTTTATTTTCCATTTTAATTCCATCATTACCTATTGTTGACATTGAAGCGCCTAAATTAATTCAAAAAAACAGAACTAAACGAAGATTTCACGGATATAAACAAAAAAACCCGACTTCGAGAATAGTCAGGTTCTTTGTTTTTGCTTGAAAGTTTAATTCTAAAGTATTAAATCGTATGCTTATTTTTTCTTCATTATGATTTCCATACTCTTGTATTCTGATCCATTCTTGGTGTCAAACATTTCCATTTTACGGGTAGTTGGGTCAACAATTGTATAAATTTCCCGATAAGGTGTTTTTTTACCGTTTACAGGATTTACCATTTCGCCTTTGAATTCTATACTTTTCGTTTTTTCGTCAAATGTACCAGTTGCAACTACCATTCCTGTTCCCATATTATCAATAAAAGTGGTGGTGTATTCTTTACTGGCGTTGTTATAAGCTAATGTGCTTTTTCCTTCAAATGCCTGTCCCATCATTTTTCCCTGATAATTTGATTCCTGATAACGGCCGCCAAGTATCATTTTGATATTTGCTGTTGAAGTCGCTTTTTCAGGTTTTCCATTTGCTTCTGACCAAAAAGTCATATCGCAATTCCACGTTCCGGTTTCATCAGCCATCATTTTGTGTGGATTTCCCGGAGTTGCATATGCAGTCCATGCTTTCATTTGTGCTGCCGAATCTAAAGGTTCCTCGGCAATTGGTTCTTCTGTTTTAACACCATCTGCAACTTTTGCAGTTTCAGTTTCAGCTTTTATTTCTTTTTTACACGAAACAAAACACAATGCGAACATTGACAATGTGATATAAAAATTTTTCATAATTAACTGATTTAATGATTATTAAAACAAAAGTATGAAAAATTCAGAAACTACCTTTTATCTATTTTTACTGATTTTATAATCGCTTCAAGATCTAACATCAAATCTCGTTCTTCATTTGATGGTGAATAACAAAATCCTTCTATAACTAAAATTCTATTGTAGGTCTTGTCGACAATGGCGTAATTTATAAATGGACCCGCCATAAAATCATTCTTTAATTC
This genomic window from Flavobacterium sp. 9 contains:
- a CDS encoding helix-turn-helix transcriptional regulator; the protein is MAKGLSQEEIADLIGMSQSNYSRRESGRTNITETEWQRIAKELGVEKEIIFEPEEQNKEKRDEINMLYFNIPDFVMQHIELLKKENKKLKEQLKKLKNL
- a CDS encoding GNAT family N-acetyltransferase, with product MELKWKIKPFEALTVHELYDLLKLRSEIFVLEQNCVYLDLDGKDKKALHLIGEYDGKIIAYSRLFDAGISFDNSSIGRVVVDANYRDKKWGHDLMREAIAGIKTHFDKDKITIGAQLYLKKFYESHGFVQSSEMYLEDDIEHIEMVRE
- a CDS encoding DUF1579 domain-containing protein, with product MKNFYITLSMFALCFVSCKKEIKAETETAKVADGVKTEEPIAEEPLDSAAQMKAWTAYATPGNPHKMMADETGTWNCDMTFWSEANGKPEKATSTANIKMILGGRYQESNYQGKMMGQAFEGKSTLAYNNASKEYTTTFIDNMGTGMVVATGTFDEKTKSIEFKGEMVNPVNGKKTPYREIYTIVDPTTRKMEMFDTKNGSEYKSMEIIMKKK